A window of Panicum virgatum strain AP13 chromosome 8K, P.virgatum_v5, whole genome shotgun sequence contains these coding sequences:
- the LOC120643553 gene encoding protein Rf1, mitochondrial-like: MGHGVASATPSLSFCTLSFRSSSLPLFVTMATARRHLTPTAPTNHPTHKPLPREPPVAFQFHPSPTPRRSTRSSAPTDRATTPEPEADARPPVRLSAGLLAVLRPIGMSHRLRDRCLELERVITGRFHSGSLGLDDAVKLFDELLQVARPASVHAINLILTAVSRAQGRGSSTSALVVSLFNRMVRASANKVAVAPNLCTYGIIICSFCSVGHLELSFAALGLVLKTGLRVNARVINPLLKGLCDAKRVGEATEILSRRMPEFGCMPNVFSYNIFLKGLCDEKRVDEALELLRMMADDGGGSCPPNVVSYSTIINGLFRDGHVDRAYNLFHEMDSRGIFPTVVTYNTVIDGLCKAQALDRADGILQQMIHKGVKPNIQTYNCLIHGYCSSGQGKKVVRMLKEMSAHGHGPNIVTCNLLLDYHCKNGRCTEARKIFDYMIEKGIKPDATIYNTLLNGYATKGALSDIHGLLDLMAGNGISPDHHTFNIILCAYAKGGMINEAMHIFDRIRQHGLSPDKVNYGALIDALCKLGRVDEAMLKFNQMINEGVTPDIVVFSSLVCGLCTVGKWEKAEELFSEMLNKGVHPNSMFFTPIMCNFCREGRVTEAQSLLDLMVRVGVMPDVISYNTLIDGYCLAGRMKEAMKLLDDMVRVGLKPNAISYSTLLHGYCRAGRIDDAIRLFREMLSNKVRPEIVSYTIVLQGLFQSRKFSEAKEFYLNMIKSGMQLDIYTYNIILNGLCKKKCVDEACEIFQSLCSKDFQLHIFTFNIMIDALLKSGRKEDAMDTFTAISTHGLVPDVVTYRLMIENLINEGLLEESDNLFLAMEKSGCTPNSHMLNALVRRLLYIGDIMRAGSYLSKMDEMNFLLEASTTSLLISVFSREEHQHHAKSLPEKYHFLKEIKK; this comes from the coding sequence ATGGGCCATGGCGTCGCCTCGGCAACTCCATCTCTTTCTTTCTGCACACTCTCTTTCCGTTCCTCCTCGCTGCCTCTGTTCGTCACGATGGCCACCGCCCGGCGTCACCTGACGCCCACCGCCCCAACCAACCATCCAACGCATAAACCGCTGCCGCGGGAGCCGCCGGTAGCATTCCAATTCCATCCCTCGCCCACTCCACGCCGCAGCACGCGCTCCTCCGCCCCCACCGATCGAGCAACCACGCCCGAGCCGGAGGCCGATGCACGGCCGCCTGTCCGCCTCTCAGCGGGGCTGCTAGCAGTGCTGCGACCCATCGGCATGTCCCACCGCCTGCGCGACCGATGCTTGGAGCTGGAGCGCGTCATCACCGGCCGCTTCCACTCGGGAAGCCTCGGCCTCGACGACGCCGTCAAGCTGTTCGACGAATTGCTCCAGGTCGCCAGGCCCGCCTCGGTTCACGCCATCAACCTGATCCTCACCGCCGTCTCTCGCGCCCAGGGAAGGGGCTCCTCAACCTCTGCGCTCGTAGTATCCCTCTTCAACCGGATGGTCCGTGCCTCCGCAAATAAGGTAGCTGTAGCTCCCAACCTGTGCACCTACGGCATCATCATCTGCAGCTTCTGTAGCGTGGGCCACCTTGAGCTCAGTTTTGCTGCCTTAGGTCTCGTCCTTAAGACGGGTCTTAGGGTGAATGCCAGAGTCATCAATCCGCTTCTCAAAGGTCTCTGTGATGCAAAGAGGGTGGGTGAGGCCACGGAGATATTGAGCCGACGAATGCCCGAGTTTGGCTGTATGCCAAATGTATTTTCATACAACATATTTCTAAAGGGTTTATGCGACGAAAAGAGAGTTGACGAGGCACTTGAGTTGCTCCGCATGATGGCCGATGATGGAGGTGGTAGTTGCCCACCAAATGTTGTGTCGTACAGCACCATCATCAATGGCTTATTTAGAGATGGCCATGTGGACAGAGCTTACAACCTATTTCATGAAATGGATAGCCGGGGGATTTTTCCGACTGTTGTGACCTACAACACAGTCATTGATGGCCTGTGCAAAGCTCAAGCGCTTGATAGGGCCGACGGCATCCTTCAACAGATGATTCATAAAGGTGTCAAGCCAAACATTCAAACATATAATTGTCTGATCCATGGATATTGCTCTTCAGGACAGGGGAAAAAGGTGGTTCGAATGCTCAAAGAAATGTCCGCACATGGTCATGGGCCTAATATTGTCACTTGTAATTTGCTGCTGGACTATCATTGCAAGAACGGAAGATGCACAGAGGCTAGAAAGATTTTTGATTATATGATTGAAAAGGGCATAAAACCTGATGCAACAATATATAACACTCTGCTCAATGGGTATGCTACCAAAGGAGCTCTTTCTGATATCCATGGTCTCTTGGATTTGATGGCAGGAAATGGTATTTCACCTGATCATCACACCTTCAATATAATTCTCTGTGCGTATGCTAAAGGTGGTATGATAAACGAGGCAATGCATATCTTTGACCGAATCAGGCAGCATGGGTTGAGTCCTGATAAAGTCAACTATGGAGCATTGATAGATGCACTTTGCAAGTTGGGAAGAGTGGATGAGGCGATGCTTAAATTCAATCAGATGATCAATGAAGGGGTCACTCCTGATATCGTTGTTTTTAGCTCACTAGTTTGTGGACTATGCACTGTTGGCAAATGGGAGAAGGCTGAGGAATTATTTTCTGAAATGCTGAATAAGGGTGTGCATCCTAATTCCATGTTCTTCACCCCTATAATGTGTAACTTTTGCAGAGAAGGACGGGTCACGGAAGCCCAGAGTCTACTTGACTTGATGGTACGTGTAGGTGTGATGCCTGATGTTATCTCATATAATACATTAATTGATGGCTACTGCTTAGCTGGTAGGATGAAGGAGGCTATGAAGTTACTTGATGATATGGTCCGAGTTGGCTTGAAACCAAATGCCATTTCTTATAGTACTTTGCTTCATGGCTACTGTAGAGCTGGCAGGATAGATGATGCAATTAGACTATTCAGAGAAATGTTAAGCAATAAAGTTAGGCCTGAAATTGTCAGTTATACCATCGTACTTCAGGGTTTATTTCAGTCTAGGAAGTTTTCTGAAGCAAAAGAATTCTATCTCAATATGATCAAAAGTGGAATGCAGTTGGACATTTACACGTACAACATAATTCTGAAtggtctttgcaaaaaaaaatgtgttGATGAGGCATGTGAAATATTCCAGAGTCTATGTTCTAAGGATTTTCAACTTCACATCTTTACCTTCAACATTATGATTGATGCTTTGCTTAAAAGTGGCAGAAAGGAAGATGCAATGGATACGTTCACTGCTATCTCTACCCATGGTTTAGTCCCAGATGTTGTGACCTATCGCTTAATGATAGAAAATCTCATAAATGAAGGGTTGCTAGAAGAGTCTGACAATCTATTTTTAGCAATGGAAAAGAGTGGATGCACTCCAAACTCACATATGCTAAATGCTCTAGTTAGGAGGCTGTTGTATATAGGTGATATAATGAGGGCTGGGTCTTATCTCTCCAAAATGGATGAGATGAACTTCTTACTTGAGGCATCCACTACTTCCTTGCTAATATCAGTTTTCTCGAGGGAGGAACATCAGCACCATGCAAAGTCCCTGCCTGAAAAGTATCATTTtcttaaggagatcaagaaatgA
- the LOC120643558 gene encoding uncharacterized abhydrolase domain-containing protein DDB_G0269086-like translates to MALSSSRPHRLLRPLLRGFHASAPALARAEPHEFSKPSGYLGSWEPAGEPREAWARLDRLRKGYARDVQKLRREYAYEVQLMEAERQRKAEARAEAARVANEERKAAKAAAAQTRAAERRAFEEDFRQALMKERAEKLESWRKKEKLREQKKAEQKELLRKKSSLWLSQDKLEDQILDAIRNTTPL, encoded by the exons atggcgctcTCCTCCTCCCGGCCGCACCGCCTCCTGCGACCGCTCCTCCGCGGCTTCCACGCCTCCGCGCCGGCCCTGGCGCGCGCGGAGCCGCACGAGTTCTCCAAGCCTAGCGGCTACCTGGGCAGCTGGGAGCCCGCGGGGGAGCCCCGTGAGGCGTGGGCGCGGCTGGACCGGCTGCGCAAGGGGTACGCGCGCGACGTGCAGAAGCTGCGGCGGGAGTACGCGTACGAGGTGCAGCTGATGGAGGCCGAGCGGCAGCGGAAGGCCGAGGCGCGCGCCGAGGCCGCCCGCGTCGCCAACGAGGAGCGCAAGgcggccaaggccgccgccgcgcagacccGCGCGGCCGAGCGGCGCGCGTTCGAGGAGGACTTCCGACAGGCCCTT ATGAAAGAAAGAGCTGAGAAGCTGGAGAGCTGGCGGAAAAAGGAGAAGCTTCgggagcagaagaaggcggAGCAGAAGGAGCTCCTGCGCAAGAAGAGCAGtttgtggctttctcaagataAACTTGAAGATCAAATACTCGATGCTATCAGGAACACCACTCCTCTATAA
- the LOC120643559 gene encoding DDT domain-containing protein PTM-like codes for MDAAEPRESSDRAPDASAAAGLAPAADDATMGGTAVGEPAAVSEAVAGDGAAAERARDSGASAGEPGVEVDEGGAAGGEHPVEIATDGVDGAAAAAEGGRRSNVAAAKEVDEGGVQGGVQGVVPVVSEAKMEVDAGGAASKECSMGSTLSEVNVGILPGPAPVLAPAAVSEAKMEVDAGGAASKENSAASTVSEVNVGSLPGPAPDLAPVASEVKMEVDGGCVREQECTAAAVAGEVQMEEGDGRVANQGPATTPAGGLQVKQEVGECLVGRYVGRSVPGHARILIGKVASYDSTTGVYSVVFEDGHGEDLGLLQLQEFLMSNENGALGMKVSCRKRKLDLLVSSGSASEVKEPASTRQRVDGCETSARPDSMQHSGSVSDMSEDVESSSNSSDFTKEEPSEPCPPVQAVELPPSSGDIAVPEESISYLFSVYNFLRSFSVRLFLSPFGLDDFVAAINCTVQNNLLDAVHVSLLRALRRHLESKSAEGSQLASNCLKYLDWTLLDALTWPTFLLEYLCVMGCLKSLGGRSFGRSLLVTEYYKLPVAMKLRVLQILSDHVIESDELKTELEDREGYNEDLEYEMDSGALLEAASRAVSTRASKVSAYKRMNDLQNLESAPNVTNPEDAVANASQDGNSDDCRICGMDGTLVCCDGCPWAYHSRCIGQNKAFLPQGEWFCPECVVNKLGSTSSRIERGARGAQTFGIDMCGRLFLGTCDYLLVIETSSDAESYARYYNHYDVVKVLQRLAPSDAYVDICRQIEEYWKHLLGTVQSERSKIGKEVGVSHTLQSGMLSFTPRKADGSDWTSLKDGGDNKTVALPQTNVQQKLVANEEQKYMPSLVAVTEKNAKVCNQTLSVQYNIHNAPRNGAFGPSVVSSISHQNGSVVTDVHNIAQAQPAQSISRPVLSTHVGINCMPREGTVSTISAKCPSYQGKQHVQLFAERSGNMIGGKAAKFSSFKPLAYMNLYNHGNIAASAAANLAVITSDEGKVSASKLTANPRKRMAADNSLQLKAFSSAAAQFVWPSTEKKLMEVPRDRCGWCLACRSSAIGNKKACFLNMATANAAKGSARILSAMRVIKSSDSHFPSIVAYLANMEESLRGLLVGSLQDVQQRERWHQQLQEASNCRTVIPLLLELESNIRGVAFSASWLKPIDDWPVESPGLSTGASRPAQFQKRGAGGRRGRKRSLASESGTATDDDNSWTWWTGGNVSKCTLQRGAILCSTTRKVARQGGKKKIAGLSYYEGSNFPRRTRQFAWRACVGLSQTSSQLALQVRYLDAHIRWKEFIPPDQIPSDGKSSDADFSALRNAVICDKKIIDNKIRCALKFPNQKHLPVRVTKNILETEGDQDENSKLWFSENHVPLYMLREFEQNSGSKSLSTPGISSSNYFTNFCPRRGKACAGDVFSYLFHKGEVYPCTSCKKDVLYRDIVKCGSCRGNCHKECTSRSIVSKGGSATSNLTCKLCLQKRNLMLTSYNTNASYIRPQQKSTGQQQVTAPKIVFKVGSSHSAEPTLKVEAQPVTKVKAQPATKIKAQPLANVEAQPLLNMKSQPIAKVETQPLTKVEALSITNAGTPNDTSVQAQSKTKAKSKSEKPKKPKKVQVITYFGLVWKKNKNDKDDGSDFRANDVILKSKDGIGSPIKPICCLCNKTYSPDFLYVRCERCRNWFHGDALQLEDERIGELVAYRCCRCRRRAIPQCPHSDDYTKPEAEFSEQTIATSSQSTMLSSEETFPLADQDPLLASYGIVEPIREEVDTDLSTNMVSFAPGSNQKLSVRRAQTKNCQYLDQAGIPVNEYYIQNQLPGNGNISFSNMNEYSFSEADSVDASELLGWDFSQGTAYADPTADHQANDTSCGSFATDQYEPQTYFSFTELLEVDDTQLDNAFGMSTGLQGNGNCTGNFDQQGAGFDDMSFMIEDGASNMNFPTDDPSPAVVACHKCQNTEPPPDLKCAVCDLHIHRHCSPWDENVLPTASGDWSCGACREW; via the exons ATGGACGCCGCGGAGCCCCGGGAGAGTTCTGATCGGGCGCCGgacgcctccgccgcggcgggcctcgcgccggccgccgacgACGCGACGATGGGGGGCACCGCggtgggggagcctgccgcggTCAGTGAGGCGGTGGCGGGTGAtggcgccgcggcggagcgtGCGCGTGACTCGGGGGCCTCGGCGGGCGAGCCCGGGGTGGAGGTTGAtgagggcggcgccgcgggcggAGAGCACCCCGTGGAGATTGCGACCGACGGGGTGGatggggctgctgctgctgcagagggTGGAAGGCGCTCAAATGTGGCTGCAGCGAAGGAGGTGGATGAAGGCGGCGTTCAGGGGGGAGTGCAGGGTGTGGTTCCTGTGGTGTCCGAAGCGAAGATGGAGGTGGATGCGGGTGGCGCTGCTAGCAAAGAGTGCTCCATGGGTTCTACGCTGAGCGAGGTGAATGTGGGGATCCTTCCAGGGCCAGCACCGGTTTTGGCTCCTGCTGCGGTGTCTGAAGCGAAGATGGAGGTGGATGCGGGTGGCGCTGCGAGCAAAGAGAACTCTGCAGCTTCTACGGTGAGCGAGGTGAATGTGGGGAGCCTTCCAGGGCCAGCGCCGGATTTGGCTCCTGTGGCGTCTGAAGTGAAGATGGAGGTGGATGGCGGCTGCGTTCGGGAACAAGAGTGCACTGCAGCGGCTGTGGCAGGAGAGGTTCAGATGGAGGAAGGTGATGGCAGAGTGGCGAATCAAGGGCCTGCAACAACACCTGCCGGGGGCCTTCAGGTGAAACAGGAGGTGGGGGAATGCTTGGTGGGCCGCTACGTTGGCCGGAGCGTTCCAGGGCATGCAAGGATTCTTATTGGGAAGGTTGCGTCCTACGATAGCACGACTGGGGTCTACAGTGTGGTGTTTGAGGACGGACATGGTGAGGATCTGGGGCTTCTTCAGCTCCAGGAGTTTCTCATGTCCAATGAGAATGGCGCATTGGGCATGAAGGTGAGCTGCAGGAAGAGGAAGCTAGACTTGCTGGTTTCATCAGGGAGTGCCTCGGAGGTGAAAGAGCCAGCGAGTACTAGGCAGAGGGTTGATGGATGTGAGACATCTGCCAGGCCTGATTCAATGCAGCATAGTGGGTCTGTCTCGGATATGTCTGAGGATGTCGAATCTTCGAGTAATTCATCAGATTTCACTAAAGAAGAACCATCTGAGCCATGCCCTCCTGTACAGGCCGTGGAGTTGCCTCCGTCATCCGGAGACATTGCTGTGCCAGAAGAGTCAATAAGTTATCTCTTTTCTGTTTATAACTTCCTGCGATCATTCAGCGTGCGGCTGTTCCTGAGTCCATTTGGGCTGGATGATTTTGTTGCAGCCATTAATTGCACTGTGCAGAATAACTTGTTGGATGCTGTACATGTCTCACTACTGCGGGCACTGAGGCGGCATCTTGAATCAAAATCTGCTGAAGGATCCCAGCTTGCTTCTAATTGCTTGAA GTATCTGGACTGGACATTACTGGACGCGTTGACTTGGCCAACTTTCTTACTTGAGTACCTGTGTGTGATGGGTTGCCTTAAGAGTCTAGGGGGGCGGAGTTTTGGTAGAAGCCTCCTAGTCACTGAATACTATAAACTTCCTGTTGCCATGAAGCTGAGAGTGCTGCAAATACTCTCTGATCATGTCATTGAATCAGATGAACTCAAAACTGAACTGGAGGACCGAGAAGGCTACAACGAGGATCTGGAATATGAGATGGATTCTGGCGCCCTTTTGGAGGCTGCTTCAAGAGCAGTTTCGACTAGAGCCTCAAAGGTCTCTGCCTACAAAAGGATGAATGATTTGCAGAACCTGGAAAGCGCTCCAAATGTAACAAACCCAGAAGATGCTGTAGCGAACGCTTCTCAGGATGGCAACAGTGATGATTGCCGAATATGTGGAATGGATGGGACTTTGGTATGCTGCGATGGCTGCCCATGGGCATATCATTCAAGATGTATTGGTCAAAACAAAGCCTTCCTTCCCCAGGGAGAGTGGTTTTGTCCAGAATGTGTGGTTAACAAGCTTGGATCAACTTCGTCAAGAATTGAGCGTGGTGCAAGAGGAGCTCAAACGTTCGGCATTGATATGTGCGGGAGGCTATTCTTAGGGACATGTGACTATTTGCTGGT GATCGAAACATCTTCAGATGCAGAGTCTTATGCAAGATATTACAATCATTATGATGTTGTCAAGGTCCTCCAAAGACTTGCTCCCTCAGATGCATATGTGGATATATGCAGGCAAATAGAGGAATACTGGAAGCATTTACTTGGTACAGTTCAAAGTGAGAGATCAAAAATAGGTAAAGAAGTTGGTGTGAGCCATACTCTACAATCCGGTATGTTGAGTTTTACTCCAAGAAAAGCAGATGGAAGTGACTGGACATCATTAAAAGATGGTGGGGACAATAAAACAGTAGCACTTCCTCAAACAAATGTGCAGCAGAAACTTGTGGCTAATGAGGAACAAAAATACATGCCCAGCTTAGTTGCTGTCACCGAGAAGAATGCTAAAGTTTGCAATCAAACTCTATCAGTTCAGTACAACATACATAATGCACCCAGAAATGGAGCTTTTGGACCATCTGTGGTATCATCAATTTCTCATCAGAATGGATCTGTTGTAACGGATGTGCATAATATAGCACAAGCACAGCCAGCTCAGAGTATATCCCGTCCAGTCTTATCCACCCATGTTGGAATTAATTGCATGCCTAGGGAAGGTACCGTGAGCACCATTTCTGCAAAGTGTCCATCTTATCAAGGTAAACAGCACGTTCAGTTGTTTGCTGAAAGATCTGGAAACATGATTGGTGGTAAGGCAGCAAAATTTTCATCTTTTAAACCACTGGCTTACATGAATCTCTACAATCATGGCAACATTGCAGCATCTGCTGCTGCCAATCTTGCTGTCATTACATCTGATGAAGGTAAGGTTTCAGCATCCAAACTGACTGCAAACCCAAGGAAAAGAATGGCTGCAGACAATTCTCTACAATTGAAAGCATTTTCCTCAGCAGCCGCACAGTTTGTTTGGCCGAGTACTGAAAAGAAGCTTATGGAAGTTCCAAGAGATAGGTGTGGTTGGTGTCTTGCTTGTAGAAGCTCAGCAATTGGAAATAAAAAGGCTTGCTTTCTTAACATGGCCACTGCAAATGCTGCTAAAGGGTCTGCTCGAATTCTTAGTGCCATGCGTGTAATAAAAAGTTCTGATAGCCATTTCCCCAGTATTGTTGCTTATTTAGCCAACATGGAGGAAAGTTTGCGCGGCCTATTAGTTGGTTCACTACAGGACGTGCAGCAGAGAGAACGGTGGCATCAACAACTACAAGAAGCTTCCAACTGCAGAACTGTAATACCATTGTTGCTTGAG TTGGAAAGCAACATCCGTGGAGTGGCATTTTCTGCAAGCTGGTTGAAGCCAATAGACGACTGGCCTGTGGAATCTCCTGGTCTATCGACGGGAGCGTCTCGTCCTGCACAATTCCAAAAACGTGGGGCTGGTGGAAGACGTGGCAGAAAACGTTCATTGGCATCTGAATCTGGTACTGCTACTGATGATGACAACAGCTGGACTTGGTGGACTGGAGGAAATGTTTCAAAATGTACTTTGCAGAGGGGGGCTATTCTATGTTCAACCACAAGAAAAGTCGCGCGCCAAG GTGGTAAAAAGAAGATAGCAGGTTTATCTTACTATGAAGGTTCGAATTTTCCAAGACGAACTCGACAATTTGCTTGGAGAGCATGTGTTGGACTAAGCCAGACTTCATCTCAACTTGCTCTGCAG GTTAGATATCTTGATGCTCACATTAGATGGAAGGAATTCATCCCTCCAGATCAAATTCCTTCAGATGGAAAAAGTTCTGATGCTGACTTTTCTGCCCTCAGAAATGCTGTAATCTgtgataaaaaaataattgacAATAAGATAAGATGCGCGCTTAAGTTTCCCAACCAGAAGCATCTTCCTGTGCGCGTGACAAAAAATATCTTGGAAACAGAAGGCGATCAGGATGAAAATAGCAAGTTGTGGTTTTCTGAAAACCATGTGCCACTGTACATGTTGCGAGAATTTGAGCAGAACTCTGGGAGTAAATCCTTGTCTACTCCAGGAATTTCGAGCTCTAACTATTTCACCAATTTCTGCCCAAGGCGAGGAAAAGCATGTGCTGGAGATGTGTTTtcttatctctttcacaagggAGAGGTCTATCCCTGCACCTCATGCAAGAAGGATGTTCTGTACAG GGATATTGTTAAATGCGGTTCTTGTCGAG GTAATTGTCATAAAGAGTGCACATCAAGATCTATTGTTAGTAAAGGAGGCAgtgctacttcgaatttgacaTGCAAGTTATGCCTCCAGAAGCGGAATCTTATGCTTACAAGTTACAATACAAATGCAAGTTATATCCGGCCTCAACAGAAGAGTACTGGCCAGCAGCAAGTCACCGCTCCCAAAATTGTCTTTAAGGTTGGTTCTTCCCATTCTGCTGAACCTACCCTTAAAGTTGAAGCACAGCCAGTCACAAAGGTTAAAGCTCAGCCAGCTACAAAGATTAAAGCACAGCCACTTGCGAATGTGGAAGCTCAGCCACTTCTGAATATGAAATCCCAGCCAATTGCAAAGGTGGAAACCCAGCCACTCACGAAGGTGGAAGCCTTGTCAATTACAAATGCAGGAACTCCTAATGACACAAGTGTACAAGCTCAGTCAAAGACAAAGGCTAAGTCAAAGTCAGAAAAACCGAAGAAACCTAAAAAGGTTCAAGTGATCACATATTTTGGTCTCGTATGGAAGAAAAATAAGAATGACAAGGATGATGGAAGTGATTTCAGGGCAAATGATGTAATCCTTAAAAGTAAGGATGGTATTGGTTCGCCCATAAAACCAATTTGTTGCCTCTGTAACAAAACTTATTCTCCGGATTTCCTCTATGTACGCTGTGAGAGGTGCAGAA ATTGGTTTCATGGTGATGCCTTGCAACTTGAGGATGAAAGGATTGGTGAGTTGGTTGCATACCGGTGCTGTAGGTGCCGAAGGAGAGCCATACCCCAATGTCCTCATTCAGATGATTATACAAAGCCTGAAGCAGAATttagtgaacaaacaattgCTACATCATCACAGTCAACAATGCTATCTAGTGAGGAGACTTTTCCTTTAGCAGATCAGGACCCACTGCTTGCTTCATATGGAATTGTTGAACCTATTAGGGAAGAAGTGGATACTGACTTGTCAACTAACATGGTAAGCTTTGCCCCAGGAAGCAACCAGAAGCTGTCAGTAAGAAGAGCACAAACTAAAAACTGTCAATATCTTGATCAAGCTGGTATACCTGTGAATGAGTATTATATCCAGAATCAGCTTCCTGGAAATGGGAACATCAGTTTCAGCAATATGAATGAATATTCTTTTTCAGAGGCTGATAGCGTGGATGCTTCAGAGTTATTGGGGTGGGATTTTTCCCAAGGAACTGCATATGCTGATCCCACTGCTGATCACCAAGCAAATGACACTAGCTGTGGCAGCTTTGCAACGGACCAATATGAACCCCAAACTTATTTTTCATTCACCGAGCTGCTTGAAGTTGATGATACACAGCTTGACAATGCATTTGGGATGTCTACTGGTCTGCAAGGCAATGGCAACTGCACAGGAAACTTTGATCAACAAGGAGCTGGTTTTGATGATATGTCTTTTATGATAGAAGATGGAGCTTCAAATATGAACTTCCCAACAGATGATCCTTCCCCTGCTGTGGTAGCATGTCACAAGTGCCAGAACACTGAGCCACCACCCGATCTCAAATGTGCAGTCTGCGACCTGCACATACACCGGCATTGCTCACCTTGGGACGAAAATGTGCTGCCTACTGCAAGTGGTGATTGGAGTTGTGGTGCTTGTCGAGAATGGTGA